DNA sequence from the Halostella salina genome:
GTAACGGATATCTGGAGAGTGTTAAAATGTGGGAATATCGGGCGGACCGATACCCGTGGTTTGCTCCCCAGTTGTCGGCTTCATCCCACGGCTAAAACCGTGGGCTTTCGCCTCGCTACCGCTGTAATACGACGTCGCGGTTTGTCGCATAGTATGGATCGGACGGAACTGTTCCTCGCCCTGATCGTGTTCCTCCTGGCTGCCCTGGTGTACGAGACGGGGGACGGACAGACACCCGAGTTCATCGTGATCCCCGTGATGCTGATACTGTTCCTGTTCCCGTTTTATATCGCGGGTTCCGCCATCGTCGAGAACGTCGTCACCGAATGAGCCACCCGTAACCCGCAACACCCCATCGGTGACTGGGTCGTCGTACTGTTCGGCGACAGCCTCCCGACGGCTGAAAGCAGGCCAGCCGACAGCCTGCCCTCCCCCGAAGCGGGACACGCTCCGCGGGGCGGAGCGGTCCCCGCCCGGCCCACCGGTGGCTAGATCAGCTGGTGGTACGCCGTCGCCGACCGGCCGCGCGAACCGCCCTTTTTTGCCCCGGCCGTGCCATTCCGACGTATGCGCTTCGACTCGTTCGTCCTGGCGGCGGCGACCGCCGACCTGGACGACGAACCCGCCGCCCGGGAGCACGCCGACGCCGTCGAGTTCCGGATGGACCTGGCCGACGAGCCGCTGGCCCAGCTAGCGGCCTACGACGGCGTCCTGCCGCTGATCGCCACCAACCGCGCCGAGTGGGAGGGCGGCGAGGCGGGCGACGCGGGACGGCTGGACGACCTCGCGGCGGCCGCCGAGTACGACGCCGTCGAGGCCGTCGACGTGGAACTGAACGCCATCAGACACGGCGGGGGGAGCGGCGTCGTCGACCACGCTCGGGAGCACGACGCGGCGGCCATCGCCTCGCTGCACGACTTCGACGGGACGCCCGCGGCGGACGAGATGCGGGAGATGCTCGACGACGCCGTCGACAACGCCGACGTGGGGAAACTGGCGGTGACCGCGACCGACCCGGCGGACGTGCTCACCCTGCTGATGCTCACCCGCGAGTTCAGCGCGCGCGGCGAGACCGTCGCGACGATGGCGATGGGCGAACCGGGCCGTCACTCGCGGGCCGTCGCGCCGGTGTACGGCTCCCGGATCGGCTACGCGCCGGTCGACCCCGACGAGGCGACCGCGCCGGGCCAGTACGACCTCGCGACGCTCCGGGAACTGATCGAACAGTTGCGTTCGAAACCCGAAGCTTAACGGCCGGCGACTGACAACGTCGGGTCAGTATGTCCCGCTTACGGTCGGCGCTGGCGGTCGGCCTCTCGCTGCTGTTTCCCGGACTCGGCCACGCCTATCTGCGGCAGTGGGTGCGAGCGCTGCTGTGGGCCGCGCTCTCCGTCTCCGCGTCGGCGCTGTTGCTGCCCGAACCGGCCACGTCCGGCACGCTGCTGGAGCGGGCCACGGCGACCGTGCAGGCCATGTCGCAAACCGAGACGTTCGTCCTGCTCTCGATGAGCGTCTTCGCCGCCATCGACGCGTTCGTCATCTCGGTCCAGCAGGCGAACTACGACCCCGACGCGGTCCACTGCCCCAACTGCGGGAACGAGATAGACGAGGACCTGGACTTCTGTCACTGGTGTACCAGCCGGATCGGCGAGCCGGGCGACGAGGCCGAGGAGTCGGCGACGTGATAGTGTTTCTTCTCACTGGTTACCAGTAGTCGCCCCCACCGGTACTGGCGACCACCGGTAATTGGCGAGAAGAAACACTATGAGCTATTTCTCGATGATGCTCTCCTCGACGGCCTCGCCGAAGTGCCGGGCGGTGTCCTCGTAGTACACCCGCACCCGGTCGCCCTCCTCGAGGTCGGTGACGGCGGTGCGGCCGTCCTCCGTGGCGACTTTCACCGTCTCGGCGTTCTGGATCAGCGTCTCGAAGCGGTCGCCGTTGTCGGCCTCCAGCTCGACGCGGAACATCGGCCGCTGCTCGATCTTCGCCCGCCCGACGACCGCCTCGCGGGTGTTGCCGTCGGTGTCGACGACCTGCACCTCGTCGCCACTGCGCAGTTCCGAGAGGTACTTCGTGCCGCCGTCGGGCGTCCGGACGTACGCGTGGACCGCGCCGGCGTTGACCCGGAACGGGCGCGAGGCGACGTACGGCGACTCGGCGGTCTCGGCGTGGACGAAGACGAGGCCGCGGGACATCGAGCCGACGAGCATTCCCTCGTCGTGGTCCATCAGGCTCCCCGTGTCGACGCAGACGCGGTCGGCGCTCCCGGCGCGCTCGACGGTGCGGACCGTCGCCGACTCCAGGTCGAGCGTCTCGCGCTCGGCCTCGTCGCGGACCGCGACCGTCTCCCGGATCTCGTCGGGGTCGTCGCTGTCCAGCAGGACGGCGTCGGCCCCGAGTTCCAGCGTCTCGTAGGCCGTCTCGGCCTCCTCGGCGCTCGTGACGCCGGCGATCAGTTCCGTCTCCGAGCCGATCCGGGCGATGAGGTTCTCCAGCGGGATGATCGTCCAGTCCTCGCCGACGACGATGGTGTAGTCGGCCTCGGTCGCCGCCGCCTCCGCGAACGATTCGTAGTCCTCGTCGAAGATACGGACGTACGCGCCGTCGGCCCGCTCGTCGTCGCGCCGGAGCGTCGACAGGTCCGCCGACCCCGAGAAGTCATTGGGCAGGTCGACCGTGCCGTCCCCCTCGCCGTCCTTGCCGACGACGTAGGCGTCGGCCCTCGCGCCGCCCTCGCTCTCGGGGTCGTCGATCACGTCCACGTCGCCGCCGGTGACGAAGGCGGCCACGTTCACGTCGCCCAGTTCGCGGACGCGCTCCACGTCGTGGTCGTCGACGAGTACCCAGTCCACGCCGGACTCCAGCCCGGCCGTGATCCGCCGCCGTCGCGCCTCCCAGTCGCCGACGCTGCCGTCGGCCTTGAGCCACACCGATCGTGTCATGTCCTACCGCTCGCACGGTGTAGCCATGAACGTGGCGGAACCGACACCGTTGGCCGGCCGTGGTCGACACGCTGCCGCTTCAGCAGATCTGCCAGCCGCCGTCGACGTGGACCAGTTCGCCCGTCGTGTAGCTCGCGGCGTCGCTGGCGAGGAACAGCGTCGCGCCCGCGACGTCCTCGGGCCGGCCCGCGCGACCCTGCGGGACGGGCTTCAAGAACTCGCCCTCCTCGGCCTCCTCGGTCCACCCCTCGGATATCTCGGTGGCGATCTGGCCGGGTGCGACGCCGTTGACGCGGATGCCGTGTTCGGCCAGTTCCAGCGCCGCGCCGCGGGTGATCATCCGGACCGCGCCCTTCGAGGTGTCGTAGGCCACCTGCCCGTGCTGGGCGAGGTTGGAGCTGATCGACGCGGTGTTGACGATCGCACCCGGCTCCTCGCGCTCGATCATGTCCTGGGCGGCGGCCTGACAGCCGACGAACACGCCGCGGACGTTCACGCCGAGCAGGCCGTCGAGCGTGTCGGGGTCGGTTTCGAGGATCGACCCGCCGCCGAAGATGCCCGCGTTGTTCACCATGACGTCGACGCCGCCGAAGTCGCGGGCGGCCTCGACGACCGAGCGCACCTGGTCGGGGTCGGACACGTCGGTCTCGACGAACTCGGCGCGGCCGCCGGCGTCCTCGATCGCCTCGTGGGTCGGCAGGTCGGCGTCCACGTCCTTCGGCTCCTCGCGGAGGTCGGCGACGATCACCGTCGCCCCCGCGTCGCCGAACGCCCTCGCTATCGCGCGCCCGATGCCCGAACTGCCGCCGGTGACGATCGCCGTCTCGCCCTCGAAGTCGAAGTTCGCGTCTCCCATACCCGCGGCGTACGGCAAACGACGAGAAAACAGTAGCGGCTCGGGGCTACGCCTCGACGGCCAGCCCGGACTCGTGGAGCGCGTCCTCCGCGCTCGCGTCGTCGTGGACGACGGCGGCGACCGCCGCCGCGATCGCGCCGGGGTCGTCGTGCTGGAAGATCGAGCGCCCCATCGAGACGCCCGCGCCGCCGGCGTCCATCACGCCGCGGACCATCGACAGCGTCTCGCGGTCGGTCCCCTTGCTCCCGCCGGCGATGACGACCGGCAGGCGCGTCGACTCGACGACGCGCTCGAAGCTCGCGGCGTCGCCGCTGTACCCCGTCTTCACGATGTCCGCGCCCAGTTCCTCGGCGAGGCGGACCGCGTGCCCGAGCGACTCGGGGTCCGTCGAGTCGACGCCCGGCCCGCGAGCGTACGCCATCGCGAGAACAGGCATGCCGAGCCGGTCGGCCTCGGCGGTCAGCTCGGCGAGCTGGCTGAGCTGGTCCGGCTCGTGGTCGCTGCCGACGTTGATGTGGAAGGAGACGGCGTCGGCGCCGGCCCGGACGGCCTCCTCGACGGTGCCCGTGAGGCGCTTGTCCGCCTCGTCGGGACCGATCGTGGTCGAGCCGTTGAGGTGGACGATGTACCCCTGTCCGTTCTTGTTGTCGTGGACGCGCGGGGCGATCCCCTTCTGCGTGAGGACGGCGTCCGCGCCGCCGCGGGTCACCGCGTCGATCGTCGATTCGATGTCCGCGAGGCCTTTGACGGCCCCCATCGTGATCCCGTGGTCCATCGGGACGATGACGTGTCGCCCCTCTGTCCCGATCCGTTCGAGTCGCGCCTCGATACCGGTGGTCATGGTATGTGAATCTGTGGCAAGTCCGCGTTATGTGTGTTCTGGTTCGGGCACGCGTTGCTCGTAGCCGGCCGCCGCGCCCTCGGCGAGTTCTCGCGCTTTCGCTTCGAGGTCGGTAGCCACCTCGTCGACGGGGCGGTCGGTCTCGTGGCCCGCGGCGACGATGTCGACCAGCGCCGACCCGACGATGATCCCGTCCGCGCCGCCAGCGACGATGCGCTCGGCGTGCTCGCCGGTCTTGATCCCGAAGCCGACCGCCTTCGGCACGTCCCACGCTTCGAGGCGGGCGAGGGCCTCGTCGGTCTGCCCGCTCACGTCGTCGCGCGCGCCGGTGACGCCCAGGCGGGCCTGCACGTACACGTAGCCCGACACCTGCGCCATGATCCGCTCCAGGCGCTCGCCCTCGGTCGTCGGGGCGACGATGAACACCAGGTCGAGGCCGTGGTCGTCGCAGGCCTCGCGGAGCGGGTCGGCCTCCTCGGCCGGGAGGTCCGGGACGACGAACCCCTCGATTCCGGCCTCGGCGGCACGCTCGACGAAGGGGCGAGGGCCTTCTTCGGACCCATACTGATAGATCAGGTTGTAGTACGTCATGCAGACCAGCGGAACGTCCACGTCGAGTTCCTCCACGAACTCGAAGTAGCGGTCCGGCGTCATTCCGGCGTCCAGCGCGCGGGTCACCGCGCCCTGGATCGTCGGCCCCTCCGCGACGGGTTCGGAGAACGGCAGGCCGAGTTCGATCACGTCCGCGCCGCCGCGGGCCAGCGCCTCGACGTACGCCTTCGAGGACTCGTAGTCGGGGTCACCGACCGCGAGGTAGGGGATGAACGCGGGGCCGTCCGCGAACGCCTCGTCGATGCGGCTCACAGTCCATCCCCCGCGAACGCGTCCATGTCGGGCGCGGCCGCCAGGTCGCGCTCCGCGCTCTCCTCGATGACGCTCTCCAGGTCCTTGTCGCCGCGACCGGAGACGTTGATCACGGTCACGTCGCCGAGTTGCTCGGGGTGCTCGTGCGCGAACGCGAACGCGTGGGCCGTCTCCAGCGCGGGGATGATCCCCTCCTCCTGCGAGAGCCGGTGGAACGCCTCCAGTGCGGCGTCGTCGCCGACGTTGACGGGCGTCACCCGTTCCTCGTCGACGAGGTGGGCCAGCTCCGGCCCGACGCCGGCGTAGTCCAGCCCGGAGGAGACGCTGTGGGACTCCATCACCTGCCCGTCCGTGTCCTGCAGGAGCTTCGTCCGCGCGCCGTGGAGCACGCCCTCGTCGCCGGTCGACAGCGACGCGGAGTTGGGCGCGACGCCCGCTTCCTCGTCCACGTCGAGGGAGCTACCGCCGGCCTCGACGGCGTAGAGGTCGACGTCGGCGTCGTCGACGAACTCGTGGAACGCACCCATCGTGTTCGAGCCGCCGCCGGCACAGGCGACGACGCTGTCGGGCAGCCCGCCAGCCTGCTCTTTGACCTGCTCGCGGGCCTCCTCGCTGATGACCGACTGGAAGTCCCGGACCATCCGCGGGAACGGGTGCGGGCCGACGACCGAGCCGATGACGTAGTGGGTGTCCTCGACGTTCGTCGCCCAGTCGCGCATCGTCTCGTTGATCGCCTCCTTCAGCGTGCCGCGCCCGACCGTGACCGGATTGACTTCGGTCCCGTTGAGTCGCATCCGGAACACGTTGGGGCGCTGGCGGTTGATGTCGCGCTCGCCCATGTACACCTCGCAGGGCATCCCGAGGTGGGCGGCGGCCATCGCCGTCGCGGTGCCGTGCTGGCCCGCCCCGGTCTCGGCGACGATCCGCTCTTTCCCCATGTACTTCGCCAGCAGCACCTGCCCCAGCGCGTTGTTCAGCTTGTGCGCGCCGCCGTGGAGCAGGTCCTCGCGTTTGAGGTACACCTCGCTGTCGTACCGCGCCGACAGCTGTTCCGCGTGCTGGAGCGGCGTCGGCCGCCCGCCGAAGTCCCGAAGTCGCCGCCGGAACTCGTCCATGAAGCCGTCCTCGTTGCCTCTGACGTACCGCTCGTAGGCGTCCGCCAGTTCCTCGACGGCCGGCATCAGCGCCTCCGGCACGTACTGTCCGCCGTACTCTCCGAACTTGCTCGTGCTCATCGTGTGGGTGTGCCGCGTGTCCGTGGTCCTGTCATCGTGTCAGTCGCTCCGTGTTCGTCCGGACGACCGCGTCCGGCGCTCGCTCGTCGTCCGCGTCCCGCACGCCGTCCATCACCGCCGACCCGATCAGCAGGCCGTCCGCGCCCGCCGCCCGCATCCGCGTCGCGTCCTCCCGCGTCCCTATGCCGCTCTCGGCAATGAGTGTCACGTCCCGCGGCGCGTCGGCCGCGACCCGCTCGAACGTCCCGAGATCGACCTCCAGCGCGGCCAGGTCACGGTTGTTCACGCCGACGATGTCGGCACCGGCGTCGACCGCCCGCGCCAGTTCCTCGGGCGTGTGGACCTCGACGAGGACCTGAAAGCCCCGGTCGCGCGCCGCCGCGATCAGGTCGGGTAAGTCGTCGCCGACGAACCGCGCGATCAGCAGGACGGCGTCGGCCGCCACCGCGTCGAGTTGCGCCTCGCGCAGGACGAAGTCCTTCCGCAGGACCGGCACGTCGACGGCCTCGCGCACGTCACGGAGGGAGGCCGGCGACCCGCCGAAGTGGTCCGGTTCGGTCAGCACGGACAGCGCCGCCGCGCCGCCCTCGACCATCGCCGTCGCCAGTGCCACGGGGTCCTCGTGGGCGGTCCCGTCGGTCGTCGGACTCGTCGGCTTCACCTCGGCGATGACCGGCACGCGCCCGTCGGCCTCGGCGGCCGACAGCGCGTCCGGCAGCGAGCGAGCGTCGACGCTCACCCGTCCGTTGTCCTCGTCGCCGCGCTTTCGGGCGGCGTCGAGTATCGACCGCACCGCCGGCGCGACCTCGTCGGCGTTCATCATCGTACATTAACGGACGGATCTGTACATAAGGCTTGCGGGCCGGCGGCGTCAGGTAGCAGCAGTCAGACAGTCGGGAAAGAATCTTTGGCCCGACGGTCGAACCGGGACCGTGAAGCGACGAACCCTCCTCGCGTCCGGGGTCGGCCTCGCGGGCGCGGCCGTTGCGGGCGGAGTCGGATGGATGACGGGGAACGACGCGTCGGTTCGGATAGCGAACGCCGGCGAGGAGCGGGCGGACGTGACGCTGACGGTCCGGACGGCGGCCGGCGAACGCGTGTACCGCGACGCGTTCGAGCTCCCCGCGAACGACGCCGTCGAACGGCCCGACGTGGCAAGCCCCGGCCACGAAGTCGCCGTCTCCGTCGGGGAGTTCTCCCTCGACCGGACCGTCGAGATGCGGGTCTGTCGGGACCCGCTAATCCGTGCCGAAGTCGGTCCCGGTGATGCGGTCGCGATGGGACAGCGATGCCGGCGTCGCTGGTGAGACGCACGAACCGACAGTTGCCGTCCGGGGTCGACCGACCCCACCGCCAGAACTAAGTAGCAGTGTAAAGTACACTTTACTGTAAAGCCCGCTTTACACCATCGGGTTTGCACCACACCCATGACACAGACAGCACTCTCCGCCACGGACCGGGTCGCCAGCCGCCGGCGCTACCGGCGGCTGATGTTCGGTAGCATCGCCGTCGCGGTCGTCCTCTCGCTGACGCTTCGCTTCCTCGACTACCCGCTGATCGGCGAGGCCGTGTACTGGCTCGGCATCGTCGGCTTCCTCGCCGCGGCGTGGCTCTCCCCGGTGACGCTGTTCGACGAGCGCGACGAAACGCTCGAACGGAAGGCGAGCCAGACCGCCATCGGCGTTATCGGCGTGGTGCTGGTCGTCGGCGCGTCCGCGGCCCGCACCGTCACCGCCCTCGAACTCTACACCGTTCCGACGGTCGTCTGGGGCGCGCTGTACGGCTACGTCCTGCTGTTCGTGGTGTTCGCGCTCGCCTACGGCTGGGTCAGCCGTCGACCATGAAAAACGACCTCAGGGAGCGCCGCGACCGCGCGGACATGAGCCAGGCCGACCTCGCGGCGGCCGTCGACGTGACCCGCCAGACCATCAACGCCATCGAGCGCGAGCGGTACGACCCCTCGCTCGAACTGGCGTTCAAGCTCGCCGACCACTTCGGCTGTCGGGTCGAGGACCTGTTCTTCCCGGAGTCGGAGGACTGACTCCCATCGGAACGGACGACCGCCGCCGCGTCCGTGCGAACGTTCAAGTCCGACACGCCCCTCCGCCGAGGCATGGACGACGCCGGCATCTACGCGCGGGAGTCGCCGTACCTCGACAGCCACGTGCAGCTGGGGATCGCAAGCGGCCGCGTCGTGAGTGTCTCGTTTCCCGAGACGCCCGAGGACAACGCCGACCCCGACCACGACCTGCTGGACCGGGTGTTCGCCTATCTGGAGGGGACTGAG
Encoded proteins:
- a CDS encoding type I 3-dehydroquinate dehydratase codes for the protein MRFDSFVLAAATADLDDEPAAREHADAVEFRMDLADEPLAQLAAYDGVLPLIATNRAEWEGGEAGDAGRLDDLAAAAEYDAVEAVDVELNAIRHGGGSGVVDHAREHDAAAIASLHDFDGTPAADEMREMLDDAVDNADVGKLAVTATDPADVLTLLMLTREFSARGETVATMAMGEPGRHSRAVAPVYGSRIGYAPVDPDEATAPGQYDLATLRELIEQLRSKPEA
- a CDS encoding zinc ribbon domain-containing protein → MSRLRSALAVGLSLLFPGLGHAYLRQWVRALLWAALSVSASALLLPEPATSGTLLERATATVQAMSQTETFVLLSMSVFAAIDAFVISVQQANYDPDAVHCPNCGNEIDEDLDFCHWCTSRIGEPGDEAEESAT
- a CDS encoding 3-dehydroquinate synthase II codes for the protein MTRSVWLKADGSVGDWEARRRRITAGLESGVDWVLVDDHDVERVRELGDVNVAAFVTGGDVDVIDDPESEGGARADAYVVGKDGEGDGTVDLPNDFSGSADLSTLRRDDERADGAYVRIFDEDYESFAEAAATEADYTIVVGEDWTIIPLENLIARIGSETELIAGVTSAEEAETAYETLELGADAVLLDSDDPDEIRETVAVRDEAERETLDLESATVRTVERAGSADRVCVDTGSLMDHDEGMLVGSMSRGLVFVHAETAESPYVASRPFRVNAGAVHAYVRTPDGGTKYLSELRSGDEVQVVDTDGNTREAVVGRAKIEQRPMFRVELEADNGDRFETLIQNAETVKVATEDGRTAVTDLEEGDRVRVYYEDTARHFGEAVEESIIEK
- a CDS encoding SDR family NAD(P)-dependent oxidoreductase, encoding MGDANFDFEGETAIVTGGSSGIGRAIARAFGDAGATVIVADLREEPKDVDADLPTHEAIEDAGGRAEFVETDVSDPDQVRSVVEAARDFGGVDVMVNNAGIFGGGSILETDPDTLDGLLGVNVRGVFVGCQAAAQDMIEREEPGAIVNTASISSNLAQHGQVAYDTSKGAVRMITRGAALELAEHGIRVNGVAPGQIATEISEGWTEEAEEGEFLKPVPQGRAGRPEDVAGATLFLASDAASYTTGELVHVDGGWQIC
- a CDS encoding 2-amino-3,7-dideoxy-D-threo-hept-6-ulosonate synthase, encoding MTTGIEARLERIGTEGRHVIVPMDHGITMGAVKGLADIESTIDAVTRGGADAVLTQKGIAPRVHDNKNGQGYIVHLNGSTTIGPDEADKRLTGTVEEAVRAGADAVSFHINVGSDHEPDQLSQLAELTAEADRLGMPVLAMAYARGPGVDSTDPESLGHAVRLAEELGADIVKTGYSGDAASFERVVESTRLPVVIAGGSKGTDRETLSMVRGVMDAGGAGVSMGRSIFQHDDPGAIAAAVAAVVHDDASAEDALHESGLAVEA
- the trpA gene encoding tryptophan synthase subunit alpha; the protein is MSRIDEAFADGPAFIPYLAVGDPDYESSKAYVEALARGGADVIELGLPFSEPVAEGPTIQGAVTRALDAGMTPDRYFEFVEELDVDVPLVCMTYYNLIYQYGSEEGPRPFVERAAEAGIEGFVVPDLPAEEADPLREACDDHGLDLVFIVAPTTEGERLERIMAQVSGYVYVQARLGVTGARDDVSGQTDEALARLEAWDVPKAVGFGIKTGEHAERIVAGGADGIIVGSALVDIVAAGHETDRPVDEVATDLEAKARELAEGAAAGYEQRVPEPEHT
- the trpB gene encoding tryptophan synthase subunit beta encodes the protein MSTSKFGEYGGQYVPEALMPAVEELADAYERYVRGNEDGFMDEFRRRLRDFGGRPTPLQHAEQLSARYDSEVYLKREDLLHGGAHKLNNALGQVLLAKYMGKERIVAETGAGQHGTATAMAAAHLGMPCEVYMGERDINRQRPNVFRMRLNGTEVNPVTVGRGTLKEAINETMRDWATNVEDTHYVIGSVVGPHPFPRMVRDFQSVISEEAREQVKEQAGGLPDSVVACAGGGSNTMGAFHEFVDDADVDLYAVEAGGSSLDVDEEAGVAPNSASLSTGDEGVLHGARTKLLQDTDGQVMESHSVSSGLDYAGVGPELAHLVDEERVTPVNVGDDAALEAFHRLSQEEGIIPALETAHAFAFAHEHPEQLGDVTVINVSGRGDKDLESVIEESAERDLAAAPDMDAFAGDGL
- the trpC gene encoding indole-3-glycerol phosphate synthase; the encoded protein is MMNADEVAPAVRSILDAARKRGDEDNGRVSVDARSLPDALSAAEADGRVPVIAEVKPTSPTTDGTAHEDPVALATAMVEGGAAALSVLTEPDHFGGSPASLRDVREAVDVPVLRKDFVLREAQLDAVAADAVLLIARFVGDDLPDLIAAARDRGFQVLVEVHTPEELARAVDAGADIVGVNNRDLAALEVDLGTFERVAADAPRDVTLIAESGIGTREDATRMRAAGADGLLIGSAVMDGVRDADDERAPDAVVRTNTERLTR
- a CDS encoding DUF2178 domain-containing protein; translation: MTQTALSATDRVASRRRYRRLMFGSIAVAVVLSLTLRFLDYPLIGEAVYWLGIVGFLAAAWLSPVTLFDERDETLERKASQTAIGVIGVVLVVGASAARTVTALELYTVPTVVWGALYGYVLLFVVFALAYGWVSRRP
- a CDS encoding helix-turn-helix transcriptional regulator — translated: MKNDLRERRDRADMSQADLAAAVDVTRQTINAIERERYDPSLELAFKLADHFGCRVEDLFFPESED